A DNA window from Malus domestica chromosome 12, GDT2T_hap1 contains the following coding sequences:
- the LOC103424014 gene encoding uncharacterized protein, which yields MTVYTGAQTNCWSCRAGILSGSSYPHLRTCKKNGEFLAENIEESEMQRNFPAKERAVTVDYYKLLQVQRNARDVRKVAEAKLNLINDAYKVLSDPKKRVVYDQQGNEGLRRGATQPSHSPRSGRMNGKCPDPFTQFFGAWTDMAQVTSRVMESVEPEEIFSMFLVGETIGENGFQWFECTDSGPGNGSRKAVTIKRTLPCTLEELYKGATKKLKISRDVLGVNGRKSTVEEVLIIEIKPGWKKGTKITFPEEGHDTRRGVIPTDIVFIVDEKPHGVYKRDEDDLIVTQNISLAEALTGHIAQLTALDGRKLSVSIGSIISQTHEGVIIGEGMLIQKEQSKKGNLIVKFNVKFPKLTPKQKTSIRMLLFIFILFYFF from the exons atgacagTTTATACCGGAGCTCAAACCAATTGCTGGAGCTGCCGTGCCGGTATTCTTTCTG GTTCCTCGTATCCTCATCTACGGACTTGCAAAAAGAATGGTGAGTTTCTTGCAGAGAACATCGAAGAATCTGAAATGCAAAGGAATTTCCCTGCT AAAGAGAGAGCAGTGACCGTCGATTACTACAAGCTTCTTCAAGTTCAACGAAACGCCAGAGACGTGAGGAAAGTGGCCGAGGCCAAGCTCAATCTAATCAACGATGCCTACAAG GTTTTGAGTGATCCCAAAAAACGAGTGGTGTACGATCAGCAGGGCAATGAGGGTTTGAGGAGAGGGGCAACGCAGCCTTCTCATTCACCCAGGTCTGGCCGCATGAACGGCAAGTGCCCTGACCCATTCACACAATTTTTCGGGGCATGGACTGACATGGCTCAGGTTACGTCTCGGGTTATGGAGTCCGTGGAACCAGAAGAGATATTCTCGATGTTTTTAGTTGGAGAGACGATAGGGGAAAATGGATTCCAATGGTTTGAATGCACGGACTCAGGACCTGGAAATGGGTCGAGGAAAGCCGTGACGATTAAGAGGACATTACCTTGTACTTTGGAGGAACTGTATAAGGGCGCCACCAAGAAGCTAAAGATTTCTAGGGATGTTCTTGGTGTTAATGG AAGAAAAAGCACAGTGGAGGAAGTTCTAATAATTGAGATCAAGCCAGGGTGGAAAAAGGGCACGAAAATCACTTTCCCTGAGGAGGGGCACGACACACGGCGAGGTGTGATACCAACAGACATTGTCTTCATCGTCGATGAAAAGCCTCATGGTGTTTACAAGAGAGACGAGGACGATCTGATTGTCACTCAGAATATCTCTCTAGCGGAGGCTCTGACGGGTCACATCGCGCAGCTGACAGCCCTAGACGGGAGAAAATTGAGCGTCTCCATTGGTTCCATTATCAGCCAGACCCATGAAGGAGTGATTATAGGGGAGGGGATGCTTATCCAAAAGGAACAATCCAAGAAAGGGAACTTGATTGTTAAGTTCAACGTCAAGTTCCCCAAGCTGACCCCGAAGCAGAAAACAAGCATCAGAatgttgctttttatttttattttgttttattttttttga
- the LOC103452947 gene encoding uncharacterized protein, translated as MNGRCPDPFTQFFGPGTGRSRVTESVKPEEIFSTFYGGGTIGVNGFKSFACTDSGPGNGPRKAAAIERTLPCTLEELYKGATKKLKISRDILGASGRKSTVEEVLTIEIKPGWKKGTKITFPEKGHDTRRGVIPADIVFIIDENPHDVFKRDGDDLIVTRKISLAEALTGHTAQLTALDGRNLSVSIDSIISQTHEEVVRGEGMPIPKEQSKKGNLIVKFSLKFPKLTSEQKTGIRMLLTSL; from the exons GGTCTCGGGTTACGGAGTCTGTGAAACCGGAAGAGATATTCTCGACGTTTTACGGCGGAGGGACGATAGGGGTAAATGGATTCAAGTCGTTTGCATGCACGGACTCAGGACCTGGAAATGGGCCGAGGAAAGCCGCGGCGATTGAGAGGACATTACCTTGTACTTTGGAGGAACTGTATAAGGGCGCCACCAAGAAGCTGAAGATTTCTAGGGATATTCTTGGTGCTAGTGG AAGAAAAAGCACAGTGGAGGAAGTTCTAACAATCGAGATCAAGCCAGGGTGGAAAAAGGGCACGAAAATCACTTTCCCAGAGAAAGGGCACGACACACGGCGAGGTGTTATACCAGCAGACATTGTCTTCATCATCGATGAGAATCCTCACGATGTTTTCAAGAGGGACGGGGACGATCTGATTGTCACTCGGAAGATTTCTCTCGCGGAGGCTCTGACGGGTCACACCGCGCAGCTGACAGCCCTAGACGGGAGAAATTTGAGTGTCTCTATTGATTCCATTATCAGCCAGACCCATGAAGAAGTGGTTAGAGGGGAGGGGATGCCTATCCCGAAGGAACAATCCAAGAAGGGGAACTTGATTGTCAAGTTTAGCCTCAAGTTCCCTAAGCTCACCTCGGAGCAGAAAACCGGCATCAGAATGTTGCTGACATCTTTATAA